In Panicum virgatum strain AP13 chromosome 4N, P.virgatum_v5, whole genome shotgun sequence, a single window of DNA contains:
- the LOC120669931 gene encoding formate dehydrogenase 1, mitochondrial has protein sequence MAMWRAAARQLVDRALGARAAHTSAGSKKIVGVFYKAGEYFDKNPNFVGCVEGALGIRSWLESQGHHYIVTDDKEGPNSELERHIEDMHVLITTPFHPAYVTAERIKKAKNLELLLTAGIGSDHIDLPAAAAAGLTVAEVTGSNTVSVAEDELLRILILVRNFLPGYQQVVQGEWNVAGIAHRAYDLEGKTVGTVGAGRIGRLLLQRLKPFNCNLLYHDRLKIDPELEKEIGAKFEEDLDAMLPKCDVIVINTPLTEKTRGMFNKERIAKMKKGVIVVNNARGAIMDTQAVADACSSGHIAGYGGDVWFPQPAPKDHPWRYMPNHAMTPHISGTTIDAQLRYAEGVRDMLDRYFKGEDFPVQNYIVKEGQLASQYQ, from the exons ATGGCGATGTGGAGGGCCGCCGCGAGGCAGCTGGTCGACCGGGCGCTCGGCGCAAGGGCCGCGCAC ACGTCTGCAGGCAGCAAGAAGATCGTGGGGGTGTTCTACAAGGCTGGCGAGTACTTCGACAAGAACCCCAACTTCGTCGGATGCGTCGAGGGGGCACTCGGCATCCGCAGCTGGCTCGAATCACAGGGCCATCACTACATTGTCACTGATGACAAGGAGGGCCCCAACAGCG AACTGGAGAGGCACATTGAAGACATGCATGTCCTGATTACCACCCCGTTCCACCCAGCTTATGTTACTGCAGAGAGGATTAAGAAGGCAAAGAACCTTGAGCTTCTTCTCACGGCTGGAATCGGCTCCGATCATATCGATTTGCCAGCAGCCGCTGCTGCAGGCTTAACCGTAGCAGAGGTTACTGGAAGTAACACCGTCTCCGTGGCAGAAGATGAGCTCTTGCGCATTCTGATTCTGGTCAGAAACTTCTTGCCTGGGTATCAACAGGTGGTTCAAGGAGAGTGGAATGTCGCAGGCATTGCCCACAGAGCTTATGATCTTGAAGGAAAAACTGTTGGAACTGTTGGGGCCGGTCGGATCGGCAGGCTCTTGCTTCAGCGTCTTAAGCCCTTCAACTGCAACCTGCTTTACCATGACCGACTTAAGATCGACCCAGAGCTTGAGAAAGAAATTGGTGCCAAGTTTGAAGAGGACCTGGATGCTATGCTTCCAAAGTGTGATGTGATCGTGATCAACACACCACTTACCGAGAAAACAAG AGGCATGTTTAACAAAGAGAGGATCGCAAAGATGAAGAAAGGTGTAATTGTTGTGAATAATGCTCGAGGAGCAATCATGGATACTCAGGCAGTTGCAGACGCTTGTTCCAGTGGTCACATTGCTG GGTATGGTGGTGATGTGTGGTTCCCCCAGCCAGCACCAAAGGATCACCCATGGCGCTACATGCCTAACCATGCCATGACCCCCCACATCTCTGGGACTACAATTGATGCTCAG CTGCGGTATGCCGAGGGTGTGCGGGACATGCTGGACAGGTACTTCAAGGGTGAGGACTTCCCCGTGCAAAACTACATCGTCAAGGAAGGCCAGCTCGCAAGCCAATACCAGTGA